Proteins encoded by one window of Ictidomys tridecemlineatus isolate mIctTri1 chromosome 7, mIctTri1.hap1, whole genome shotgun sequence:
- the Speg gene encoding striated muscle preferentially expressed protein kinase isoform X3, which translates to MCPGPGRQMRVEWGLSAAGAVLWACGKAVFRSCRKQSYDSETAEDDISDVQGTQRLELRDDGAFSTPTGGSDTLVGTSLDTPPTSVTGTSEEQVSWWGSGQTVLEQEAGSGGGTRRLPGSPRQAQATGAGPRHLGVEPLVRASRANLVGASWGSEDSLSVASDLYGSAFSLYRGRALSIHVSIPQSGLRREEPDLQPQQASEAPRPRPAPPPPSKSALLPPPSPRVGKRAPPGPSAQPPATPTSLHRRTQEPELPEDTTAEEKRGKKSKSSGPSLAGTTESRPQTPLSEASGRLSALGRSPRLVRAGSRILDKLQFFEERRRSLERSDSPPAPLRPWVPLRKARSLEQPKSVGDAAWGIPGASQEELQAPQGSVAERRRLFQQKAASLDERTRQRSPASDLELRFAQELGRIRRSTSREELVRSHESLRATLQRAPSPREPGEPPLFSRPSTPKTPRAVSPAATQPPPPSIVGKSVEEPGRPRSRGPLGRTEPGEGPQQEVRRRRDQFPLTRGRAIQECRSPVPPHNADLPEAQTKAPSGRKREPPAQAVRFLPWATPGLEGAAVPQTLEKNRAGPEAEKRLRRGPEEDGPWGAWDRRGPRSQGKGRRVRPTSPELESSDDSYVSAGEEPLEAPVFEIPLQNAVVAPGADVLLKCIITANPPPQVSWLKDGSTLHSEGRLLIRAEGERHTLLLREAQEADAGSYMATAINELGQASCAASLAVRPGGSTSPFSSPITSDEEYLSPPEEFPEPGETWPGTPTMQLSPSQNHRSSDAGSKAPPTFKVSLMDQSVREGQDVIMSIRVQGEPKPVVSWLRNRQPVRPDQRRFAEEAEGGLCRLRILAAERGDAGFYTCKAVNEYGARQCEARLEVRAHPESRSLAVLAPLQDVNVGAGEMALFECLVAGPADVEVDWLCRGRLLQPALLKCKMHFDGRKCKLLLTSVHEDDSGVYTCKLSTAKDELTCSARLTVRPSLAPLFTRLLEDVEVLEGRAARFDCKISGTPPPSVTWTHFGHPVEESENLRLRQEGGLHSLHIAHVGSEDEGLYAVSATNTHGQANCSAQLYVEEPRTAASSPSSKLEKMPSIPEEPEQGELERLSIPDFLRPLQDLEVGLAKEAMLECQVTGLPYPTISWFHNGHRIQSSDDRRMTQYRDVHHLVFPAVGPQHAGVYKSVIANKLGKAACYAHLYVTDVVPGPPDGAPQVVAVTGRMVTLTWNPPRSLDMAIDPDSLTYTVQHQVLGSDQWTALATGLREPRWAATGLRKGLQHVFRVLSTTGKSSSKPSPPSEPTQLLEHGPPLEEAPAVLDKPDIVYVVEGQPAHVTITFNHVEAQVVWRSCRGALLEARTGVYELSQPDDDQYSLRICRVSRRDVGSLTCTARNRHGTQACSVTLELAEAPRFESIMEDVEVGAGETARFAVVVEGKPLPDITWYKDEVLLAESNHVSFVYEENECSLVVLSTGTQDGGVYTCTARNLAGEVSCKAELAVHSAQTAMEVEGVGEDGEHRGRRLSDFYDIHQEIGRGAFSYLRRVVERSSGLEFAAKFIPSQAKPKASARREARLLARLQHDCIVYFHEAFERRRGLVIVTELCTEELLERMARKPTVCESEIRAYMRQVLEGICYLHQSQVLHLDVKPENLLVWDGADGEEQVRICDFGNAQELTPGEPQYCQYGTPEFVAPEIVNQSPVSGVTDIWPVGVIAFLCLTGISPFVGENDRTTLMNIRNYNVAFEETTFLSLSREARGFLIKVLVQDQMRPTAEETLEHPWFKTQAKGAEVSTDHLKLFLSRRRWQRSQISYKCHLVLRPIPELLRAPPERVWVAMPRRTPPSGGLSSSSDSEEEELEELPTVPRPLQPEFSGSRVSLTDIPTEDEALGTPEAGAATPMDWQELGRAPSQDQEVPSPQALPSPGQEPPAGSSPRRGELRRGSSAESALPRAGPREPGRGLHKAASVELPQRRSPSPGATRLARGGLGEGEYAQRLQALRQRLLRGGPEDGKVSGLRGPLLESLGGRARDPRMARAASSEAAPHHQPPPETRGLQKSSSFSQGEAEPRGRHRRAGAPLEIPVARLGARRLQESPSLSALSEAQPPSPARPSVPKPSIPKPKEPATATPGGSPQPSAPLPTPEKAPEPTPEPGRASRPAQLPVALQTPALPLTPYAQIMQSLQLAGHSQPLQSPPSPSSEPKPHAAVFARVASPPPGVPEKRLPSPRAPPVLVEKARVPTVPPRPGSSLSSSIENLESEAVFEAKFKRSRESPLSRGLRLLSRSRSEERGPFRGAEDEDGMYRPSPAGTPLELVRRPERSRSVQDLRAVGEPGLVRRLSLSLSQKLRRTPPSQRHPAWEARGGDGESSEGGSSARGSPVLAVRRRLSSTLERLSSRLQRSGSSEDSGGASGRSTPLFGRLRRATSEGESLRRLGIPHNQLASQAGATTPSAESLGSEASATSGSSAPGESRSRLRWGFSRTRKDKGLSQPNLSASIQEDLGHQYVPSESDFPPVFHIKLKDQVLLEGEAATLLCLPAACPAPRISWMKDKQSLQSEPSVVIVSCKDGRQLLSIPRVGKRHAGLYECSATNVLGSITSSCTVAVARVPGKLAPPEVPQTYQDTALVLWKPGDSRAPCTYTLERRVDGESTWHPVSSGIPDCYYNVTHLPIGVTVRFRVACANRAGQGPFSNPSEKVLVRGTQDSSARPSAAHQDAPVTSGPARAQPPDSPTSLTLTPAPPAPQSASFSPSAPLTPPSQAWSSLKAVGPPPQTPPRKHRGLQATQQPEPTLPSAQVTLSEPKSFVPDTGTGTPTSTPQAVKPASSSTPLYMVTSFVSAPPAPEPPAPEPPPELTKVTVRSLSPGKEVVSSPGGGPPRSPTPEGTTLRQGLPQKPYTFLEEKARGRFGVVRACRENATGRTFVAKIVPYAAEGKRQVLQEYEVLRTLHHERLMSLHEAYITPRYLVLIAESCGNRELLCGLSDRFRYSEDDVATYVVQLLQGLDYLHGRHVLHLDIKPDNLLLAPDNTLKIVDFGSAQPYNPQALRPLGHRTGTLEFMAPEMVKGEPIGSATDIWGAGVLTYIMLSGHSPFYEPDPKETEARIVGGRFDAFQLYPNTSQSATLFLRKVLSVHPWSRPSLQDCLAHPWLQDAYLMKLRRQTLTFTTNRLKEFLGEQRRRRAEAATHHKVLLRSYPGSP; encoded by the exons ATCGCGAGCTAATCTGGTGGGCGCAAGCTGGGGGTCAGAGGATAGCCTTTCGGTGGCCAGTGACCTGTATGGCAGCGCGTTCAGTCTGTACAGAGGACGGGCGCTCTCCATCCACGT CAGCATCCCTCAAAGTGGACTGCGCAGGGAGGAACCTGACCTTCAGCCTCAGCAGGCTAGTGAAGCCCCGCGCCCTCGCCCTGCCCCTCCGCCTCCTTCCAAGTCCGCGCTGCTCCCGCCACCATCCCCTAGGGTGGGTAAGAGGGCTCCACCAGGACCCAGCGCCCAGCCCCCAGCCACCCCCACATCGCTCCATCGGCGCACTCAAGAGCCTGAGCTACCGGAGGACACCACCGCGGAAGAGAAACGAGGCAAAAAGTCCAAGTCATCGGGGCCCTCGCTGGCGGGTACGACAGAGTCCCGGCCCCAGACGCCACTGAGTGAGGCCTCAGGTCGCCTGTCGGCGCTGGGCCGCTCACCGAGGTTGGTGCGAGCCGGCTCCCGCATCCTGGACAAGTTGCAGTTTTTTGAGGAGCGACGTCGCAGCCTGGAGCGCAGCGACTCGCCCCCAGCGCCCCTGCGGCCCTGGGTCCCCCTACGCAAGGCCCGCTCCCTGGAACAGCCCAAGTCCGTAGGCGACGCTGCGTGGGGCATACCTGGGGCCTCTCAGGAGGAGCTGCAGGCACCACAGGGCAGTGTGGCCGAGCGGCGCCGCCTGTTCCAGCAGAAGGCGGCCTCGCTGGACGAACGCACACGGCAGCGCAGCCCTGCCTCTGATCTGGAGCTGCGCTTCGCGCAGGAGCTGGGCCGCATACGCCGCTCCACTTCGCGGGAGGAACTGGTGCGCTCCCATGAGTCCCTGCGTGCCACCCTGCAGCGTGCCCCATCCCCTCGAGAGCCTGGAGAACCCCCACTCTTCTCCCGGCCCTCTACCCCCAAGACTCCACGGGCTGTGAGCCCTGCCGccacccagcctcctcctcccagtATTGTGGGCAAGTCTGTAGAAGAGCCTGGGAGGCCCAGAAGCCGTGGCCCTTTGGGCAGGACAGAGCCTGGGGAAGGCCCACAGCAGGAGGTTAGGCGGCGTAGGGATCAGTTCCCACTCACCCGGGGCAGAGCCATACAGGAGTGCAGGAGTCCTGTGCCGCCCCACAATGCTGATCTTCCGGAGGCCCAGACGAAAGCCCCCTCGGGTCGGAAGCGGGAGCCCCCAGCGCAGGCAGTGCGCTTTCTGCCCTGGGCCACACCGGGCCTGGAGGGCGCTGCTGTGCCCCAAACCTTGGAGAAGAACAGGGCAGGGCCTGAGGCCGAGAAGAGGCTGCGCAGAGGACCAGAGGAGGATGGTCCCTGGGGGGCTTGGGACCGAAGAGGACCCCGCAGCCAGGGCAAAGGTCGCAGGGTCCGACCCACCTCTCCTGAGCTCG AGTCTTCGGATGACTCTTATGTGTCTGCTGGAGAAGAGCCCCTGGAGGCCCCAGTGTTTGAGATTCCCCTGCAGAACGCGGTGGTGGCCCCAGGGGCTGATGTACTGCTTAAGTGTATCATCACCGccaaccccccaccccaag TGTCCTGGCTCAAGGATGGGTCCACGCTGCACAGTGAGGGCCGCCTTCTCATCCGGGCTGAGGGCGAGAGGCACACTCTGCTGCTcagggaggcccaggaggctgacGCGGGGAGCTATATGGCCACTGCCATCAACGAGCTGGGCCAGGCCAGCTGTGCTGCCTCACTGGCTGTGAGACCTG GTGGGTCCACATCCCCTTTCAGCAGTCCCATCACTTCTGACGAGGAGTACCTCAGTCCCCCAGAGGAGTTCCCAGAGCCTGGGGAGACCTGGCCCGGAACCCCCACCATGCAGCTCAGCCCCAGCCAGAACCACCGTTCTTCTGACGCTGGCTCCAAGGCACCCCCCACCTTCAAG GTCTCACTCATGGACCAGTCAGTACGAGAAGGCCAAGATGTCATCATGAGCATCCGTGTGCAGGGGGAGCCAAAGCCTGTGGTCTCCTG GCTAAGAAACCGCCAGCCTGTGCGCCCAGACCAGAGACGCTTTgcagaggaggctgagggagggctGTGCCGGCTGCGGATCCTGGCGGCCGAGCGGGGCGACGCTGGCTTCTACACCTGCAAAGCCGTCAATGAGTATGGCGCCCGGCAGTGTGAGGCCCGCCTGGAGGTCCGAG CACACCCTGAAAGCCGGTCCCTGGCCGTGCTGGCCCCCCTGCAGGACGTGAACGTGGGGGCCGGGGAGATGGCGCTGTTTGAGTGCCTGGTGGCAGGTCCTGCCGACGTGGAGGTGGACTGGCTGTGCCGTGGCCGCCTGCTGCAGCCTGCCCTGCTCAAATGCAAGATGCATTTCGATGGCCGCAAATGCAAGCTGCTGCTCACCTCTGTTCATGAGGACGACAGTGGTGTCTACACTTGCAAGCTCAGCACAGCCAAAG ATGAACTGACCTGCAGCGCCCGGCTGACCGTGCGGCCCTCACTGGCGCCCCTGTTCACCCGGCTGCTGGAAGACGTGGAGGTGCTAGAGGGCCGTGCTGCCCGCTTCGACTGCAAGATCAGCGGCACCCCACCACCGTCCGTTACCTGGACTCACTTTG GTCACCCTGTAGAGGAGAGTGAGAACTTGCGGCTGCGGCAGGAAGGAGGTCTGCACTCACTGCACATCGCCCATGTGGGCAGCGAGGATGAAGGGCTCTATGCAGTCAGTGCGACCAACACCCACGGCCAGGCTAACTGCTCGGCCCAGCTGTATGTGGAGGAGCCTCGGACAGCCGCCTCAAGCCCCAG CTCAAAGCTGGAGAAGATGCCGTCCATCCCTGAGGAGCCGGAACAGGGCGAGCTGGAGCGGCTGTCCATTCCTGACTTCCTGCGGCCACTGCAGGACCTGGAAGTGGGACTGGCCAAGGAGGCCATGCTAGAGTGCCAGGTGACTGGCCTGCCCTACCCCACCATCAGCTGGTTCCACAATGGCCACCGCATCCAGAGCAGTGACGACCGGCGCATGACACAGT ACAGGGATGTACATCACCTGGTGTTCCCTGCGGTGGGACCTCAGCATGCTGGCGTCTACAAGAGTGTCATCGCTAACAAGCTGGGCAAAGCTGCCTGCTATGCCCACCTCTATGTCACAG ATGTGGTTCCAGGTCCCCCAGATGGTGCCCCGCAGGTGGTGGCTGTGACGGGGAGGATGGTCACACTCACATGGAACCCCCCCAGGAGCCTGGACATGGCCATCG ACCCAGACTCCCTGACATACACGGTGCAGCACCAGGTGCTGGGCTCAGACCAGTGGACAGCGCTGGCCACAGGTCTGCGGGAGCCCAGGTGGGCGGCCACAGGGCTGCGGAAGGGGCTCCAGCATGTCTTCCGGGTCCTCAGCACCACCGGCAAGAGCAGCAGCAAGCCCTCACCCCCATCGGAGCCCACACAGCTGCTGGAGCATG GCCCACCCCTGGAGGAGGCCCCTGCTGTGCTGGACAAACCAGACATCGTGTATGTGGTAGAGGGACAGCCTGCCCATGTCACCATCACCTTCAACCATGTGGAGGCCCAGGTCGTCTGGAGGAG CTGCCGAGGGGCCCTCCTGGAGGCACGGACAGGTGTGTATGAGCTGAGCCAGCCGGATGATGACCAGTACTCTCTTCGGATCTGTCGGGTGAGCCGCCGGGACGTGGGGTCACTCACCTGTACTGCCCGCAACCGCCATGGCACACAGGCCTGCTCGGTCACACTGGAGCTGGCAG AGGCTCCCCGGTTTGAGTCCATCATGGAGGATGTGGAGGTTGGGGCTGGAGAAACTGCTCGCTTTGCTGTGGTGGTTGAGGGGAAACCTCTGCCAGACATCACATGGTACAAG GACGAGGTGCTGCTGGCTGAGAGCAACCATGTGAGCTTTGTATATGAAGAGAACGAGTGTTCCTTGGTGGTGCTCAGCACGGGGACCCAGGATGGGGGCGTCTACACCTGTACTGCCCGGAACCTGGCGGGGGAAGTCTCCTGCAAAGCAGAGTTGGCTGTGCACTCTG CTCAGACAGCTATGGAGGTCGAGGGGGTCGGGGAGGATGGAGAACATCGAGGAAGGAGACTCAGTGACTTTTATGACATTCACCAGGAGATTGGCAG GGGTGCCTTCTCCTACCTGCGGCGTGTGGTGGAACGCAGCTCTGGCCTGGAGTTTGCGGCCAAGTTCATCCCCAGCCAGGCAAAGCCCAAGGCATCAGCCCGGCGGGAAGCCCGGCTGCTGGCCCGGCTTCAGCACGATTGCATCGTCTACTTCCATGAGGCCTTCGAAAGGCGCCGGGGACTGGTCATtgtcactgagct CTGTACAGAGGAGCTGCTGGAGAGAATGGCCAGGAAACCCACCGTGTGTGAGTCTGAG ATCCGGGCCTACATGCGCCAGGTACTAGAGGGAATATGCTACCTGCATCAGAGCCAGGTGCTGCACCTCGATgtcaag CCTGAGAACCTGCTGGTGTGGGACGGTGCAGACGGCGAAGAGCAGGTGCGCATCTGTGATTTTGGGAATGCCCAGGAGCTGACTCCAGGAGAGCCCCAGTACTGCCAGTATGGCACACCTGAGTTCGTAGCTCCCGAGATCGTCAACCAGAGCCCTGTGTCTGGAGTCACTGACATCTG GCCTGTGGGCGTCATTGCCTTCCTTTG TCTGACCGGAATCTCCCCGTTTGTTGGAGAGAACGATCGGACAACACTGATGAACATCCGAAACTACAATGTGGCCTTTGAGGAGACCACATTCCTGAGCTTGAGCAGAGAGGCCCGGGGCTTCCTCATCAAAGTGCTGGTGCAGGACCAGAT GAGACCTACTGCAGAGGAGACTCTAGAACATCCTTGGTTCAAA ACACAGGCAAAGGGAGCCGAGGTGAGCACAGATCACCTGAAGCTCTTCCTGTCACGTCGGAGGTGGCAG CGCTCACAGATCAGTTACAAATGCCACCTGGTGCTGCGCCCCATCCCAGAGTTGCTGCGGGCGCCCCCAGAGAGGGTGTGGGTGGCCATGCCCAGAAGAACACCCCCCAGTGGGGGGCTCTCATCCTCCTCGGACTCGGAAGAGGAAGAGCTGGAGGAGTTGCCCACTGTTCCCCGCCCCCTGCAGCCGGAGTTCTCTGGCTCCAGGGTGTCCCTCACAGACATTCCCACTGAGGATGAGGCCCTGGGAACCCCAGAGGCTGGTGCTGCCACTCCCATGGATTGGCAAGAGCTGGGAAGGGCTCCCTCTCAGGACCAGGAGGTTCCCAGCCCCCaggccctcccctctccaggccAGGAGCCCCCAGCTGGGTCCAGTCCCAGGCGGGGAGAGCTCCGCAGGGGTAGCTCCGCTGAGAGCGCCCTGCCCCGGGCTGGGCCGCGGGAGCCGGGCCGGGGCCTGCACAAGGCGGCGTCTGTGGAGCTGCCGCAGCGCAGGAGCCCCAGCCCGGGAGCCACCCGCCTGGCCCGGGGAGGCCTGGGCGAGGGCGAGTACGCCCAGAGGCTGCAGGCGCTGCGTCAGCGGCTGCTACGAGGAGGTCCGGAGGATGGCAAGGTCAGCGGCCTCAGGGGCCCCCTGCTGGAAAGCCTGGGAGGCCGTGCCCGCGACCCCCGAATGGCGCGGGCTGCCTCCAGCGAGGCAGCGCCACACCACCAGCCGCCACCCGAGACGCGGGGCCTGCAAAAGAGCAGCAGCTTCTCGCAGGGAGAGGCGGAGCCTCGGGGGCGGCACCGCCGCGCCGGGGCACCCCTCGAAATCCCTGTAGCCAGACTTGGGGCCCGCAGGCTACAGGAGTCTCCCTCCTTGTCTGCCCTCAGCGAGGCCCAGCCGCCCAGCCCCGCGCGTCCCAGCGTTCCCAAACCTAGTATCCCCAAACCTAAGGAACCCGCTACTGCCACGCCAGGTGGTTCTCCCCAGCCCTCCGCACCCCTGCCTACCCCCGAGAAGGCCCCAGAGCCCACGCCAGAACCAGGCCGAGCCTCCAGGCCGGCACAGCTCCCCGTGGCTCTGCAAACCCCAGCGCTGCCCCTCACGCCCTATGCCCAGATCATGCAGTCGCTCCAGCTGGCCGGTCACTCCCAGCCCTTACAGAGCCCCCCATCGCCCTCGTCAGAGCCCAAGCCCCACGCGGCCGTATTCGCCAGGGTGGCCTCCCCGCCTCCAGGAGTCCCAGAGAAGCGCTTGCCTTCACCCAGGGCTCCCCCAGTGCTAGTCGAGAAAGCCAGGGTCCCCACGGTACCCCCCAGGCCAGGCAGCAGCCTTAGCAGCAGCATTGAGAACCTAGAGTCAGAGGCGGTGTTCGAAGCCAAGTTCAAGCGCAGCCGCGAATCGCCCCTGTCGCGGGGCCTGCGGCTACTGAGCCGGTCGCGTTCAGAGGAGCGTGGTCCCTTCCGCGGGGCCGAGGACGAGGATGGCATGTACCGGCCCAGCCCGGCGGGAACCCCGCTGGAACTGGTGAGACGGCCAGAACGCTCGCGCTCCGTGCAGGACCTGAGGGCTGTCGGGGAGCCGGGCCTCGTCCGCCGGCTCTCACTGTCGCTGTCCCAGAAGCTGCGGCGGACTCCACCCTCACAGCGCCACCCGGCCTGGGAGGCTCGAGGCGGAGACGGGGAGAGCTCAGAGGGCGGCAGCTCAGCGCGGGGCTCCCCGGTCCTGGCGGTGCGCAGGAGGCTCAGCTCCACGCTGGAGCGGCTGTCCAGCAGGTTACAGCGCAGCGGCAGCAGCGAGGACTCCGGGGGCGCCTCGGGCCGCAGCACGCCGCTGTTTGGACGTCTGCGCAGGGCCACCTCCGAAGGCGAGAGTCTGCGACGCCTTGGCATCCCACACAACCAACTGGCCTCTCAGGCCGGTGCCACTACTCCTTCCGCCGAGTCCCTGGGCTCTGAGGCCAGCGCCACCTCGGGCTCCTCAG CTCCAGGGGAAAGCCGAAGCCGGCTCCGCTGGGGCTTCTCACGGACGCGGAAGGACAAGGGCTTATCACAGCCAAACCTCTCTGCCAGCATCCAAGAGGACTTGGGTCACCAGTATGTGCCCAGTGAGTCAG ACTTCCCCCCAGTCTTCCACATCAAACTCAAGGACCAGGTGCTGCTGGAGGGGGAGGCAGCCACCCTGCTCTGCCTGCCAGCTGCCTGTCCTGCTCCCCGAATCTCCTGGATGAAAG ACAAGCAGTCCCTTCAGTCAGAGCCTTCGGTGGTCATTGTGTCCTGCAAAGATGGAAGGCAGCTGCTGAGCATCCCCCGGGTGGGCAAGCGACATGCCGGGCTGTATGAGTGCTCAGCCACCAATGTCCTAGGCAGCATCACCAGCTCCTGTACTGTGGCTGTGGCCC GTGTCCCAGGAAAACTAGCTCCTCCGGAGGTGCCCCAGACCTATCAGGACACGGCACTGGTGCTGTGGAAGCCGGGAGACAGCCGGGCTCCTTGCACGTACACACTGGAGCGGCGGGTGGATG GGGAGTCTACCTGGCACCCCGTGAGCTCAGGCATCCCTGATTGTTACTACAACGTGACACATCTGCCCATTGGTGTAACTGTGAGGTTCCGCGTGGCCTGTGCCAACCGTGCTGGACAGGGGCCCTTCAGCAACCCTTCTGAGAAGGTCCTCGTCAGGGGCACTCAAG aTTCTTCAGCTCGACCATCTGCTGCTCACCAAGATGCCCCTGTTACCTCAGGGCCAGCCAGGGCCCAGCCTCCTGACTCTCCTACCTCACTGACCCTGAccccagctcccccagccccccagtcAGCCTCTTTCAGCCCCTCAGCCCCTCTCACGCCCCCCAGCCAGGCCTGGTCATCACTCAAGGCTGTGGGTCCACCACCCCAAACCCCCCCACGAAAGCACAGGGGCCTGCAGGCCACTCAGCAACCAGAGCCCACCCTACCCAGTGCCCAGGTCACCCTAAGTGAGCCCAAGTCTTTTGTTCCTGACACTGGGACAGGGACTCCAACCTCCACCCCTCAAGCAGTTAAACCAGCGTCTTCCTCCACTCCCCTGTATATGGTGACTTCCTTTGTGTCTGCACCCCCAGCCCCCGAGCCCCCAGCCCCTGAGCCCCCTCCTGAGCTCACCAAGGTGACTGTGCGGAGCCTCAGCCCAGGCAAAGAGGTGGTCAGCTCCCCTGGGGGCGGCCCCCCCAGGTCCCCCACACCAGAGGGCACTActctgagacagggcctccctcaGAAACCCTACACCTTCCTGGAAGAAAAAGCCAG GGGCCGCTTTGGTGTCGTGCGAGCATGCCGGGAGAATGCCACAGGCCGTACATTTGTGGCCAAGATTGTGCCATATGCAGCAGAGGGCAAACGGCAAGTCCTGCAGGAATACGAAGTGCTCCGGACACTGCACCACGAGCGGCTTATGTCCCTGCATGAGGCCTACATCACCCCTCGGTACCTTGTGCTCATTGCTGAGAGCTGCGGCAACCGGGAACTCCTCTGTGGGCTCAGTGACAG GTTCCGGTATTCTGAAGATGACGTGGCCACCTATGTGGTGCAGCTGCTACAAGGTCTGGACTATCTCCATGGCCGCCACGTGTTACACCTGGACATCAAGCCGGACAATCTGCTGCTGGCCCCTGACAACACCCTCAAGATTGTGGACTTTGGCAGCGCCCAACCCTATAACCCCCAGGCCCTGCGACCCCTTGGCCACCGCACGGGCACGCTGGAGTTCATGG CTCCTGAGATGGTGAAGGGAGAACCCATTGGCTCTGCCACAGATATCTGGGGAGCAGGTGTGCTCACCTACATCAT GCTCAGTGGACACTCTCCATTCTATGAGCCAGACCCCAAAGAAACAGAGGCTCGGATTGTGGGGGGCCGTTTTGATGCCTTCCAGCTATACCCCAACACATCCCAGAGTGCCACCCTCTTCTTGCGAAAGGTTCTCTCAGTACATCCCTG GAGCCGGCCTTCCCTGCAGGACTGCCTGGCCCACCCGTGGCTGCAGGATGCCTATCTGATGAAGCTGCGCCGCCAGACACTCACCTTTACCACCAACCGACTCAAGGAGTTTCTGGGTGAGCAGCGGCGCCGCAGGGCTGAGGCCGCCACCCACCACAAGGTGCTGCTCCGTTCCTACCCTGGCAGCCCCTAG